From Cellulomonas chengniuliangii, the proteins below share one genomic window:
- a CDS encoding DUF4129 domain-containing protein, producing MSRLVRGTATDAPSDQQGHDQPFTLRGLLPTVLVSMLVAGSVIAAAAAGPWRIRLRDAAPLELELDRPESTPAPRPESLAEGMPPAGGLPAWLGWLGIAFAALCLVLVVVLAVLAIRALLRAARARERATADESEGDLVVEGGADEAGAPALREGVARATRALAAQAEPADAVIAAWVALEQAAEGSGVARDPAQTASELTVAVLDATRADPGATRDLLGLYLAARYSQRAVTEQDVRRAQECLAVLADGLRARRDAPPAPEPGPEALP from the coding sequence GTGAGCCGCCTCGTGCGCGGGACGGCCACGGACGCCCCCTCTGACCAGCAGGGCCACGACCAGCCGTTCACGCTGCGCGGGCTGCTGCCCACCGTGCTGGTGTCGATGCTCGTGGCCGGCTCGGTGATCGCCGCGGCCGCCGCCGGGCCGTGGCGCATCCGGCTGCGCGACGCCGCGCCCCTGGAGCTCGAGCTCGACCGCCCGGAGTCCACCCCGGCCCCGCGACCCGAGTCGCTGGCTGAGGGCATGCCGCCCGCCGGGGGCCTGCCGGCCTGGCTCGGCTGGCTCGGCATCGCCTTCGCGGCGCTCTGCCTCGTCCTGGTCGTCGTGCTGGCGGTCCTCGCCATCCGCGCGCTGCTCCGCGCCGCGCGGGCGCGTGAGCGCGCGACGGCCGACGAGTCCGAGGGCGACCTCGTCGTGGAGGGCGGGGCCGACGAGGCGGGCGCGCCGGCGCTGCGCGAGGGGGTCGCCCGTGCGACGCGGGCGCTCGCGGCGCAGGCCGAGCCCGCCGACGCGGTCATCGCGGCCTGGGTCGCGCTCGAGCAGGCCGCCGAGGGCAGCGGTGTCGCGCGGGACCCCGCCCAGACCGCGAGCGAGCTGACCGTCGCGGTCCTCGACGCGACCCGCGCCGACCCCGGGGCGACCCGCGACCTGCTGGGCCTGTACCTGGCCGCGCGGTACAGCCAGCGGGCCGTCACCGAGCAGGACGTGCGGCGAGCCCAGGAGTGCCTGGCAGTGCTCGCCGACGGCCTGCGCGCCCGCCGTGACGCGCCGCCCGCGCCGGAGCCCGGGCCGG
- the purB gene encoding adenylosuccinate lyase, translating into MTSPARVSLADVTPPIALGPLDGRYRSAVAPLVDHLSEAALNRERVHVEVEWLIHLASQHVVPGAPDLSAAERQYLRDVVASFGPDEVAELAEIERTTVHDVKAVEYFLKRRLADAPAVLGPDTVLPSVGELVHFACTSEDINNLSYALMVRGAVREVWAPAAAALVDEVAAMARESAATPMLALTHGQPATPTTLGKELAVLAHRLRRQLRRIDGDEFLGKLNGATGTYGAHVVAVPGADWPEVSRTFVEHLGLTWNPLTTQIESHDWQAELYADMARFNRVLHNLATDVWSYISRGVFIQTPVAGATGSSTMPHKVNPIRFENAEANLEMSCALLDTLAATLVTSRLQRDLTDSTTQRNIGPAFGHSLLAIDNVRRGLRALSVDAGLLARELDQNWEVLGEPVQSAMRAAAVAGVTGMQNPYERLKDLTRGRRLTAEDMRGFIAGLGLPDDVADRLAALEPGSYTGLAEQLVGYLDA; encoded by the coding sequence ATGACCTCCCCCGCGCGCGTGAGCCTGGCCGACGTGACTCCCCCCATCGCCCTGGGGCCGCTCGACGGCCGCTACCGGTCCGCGGTGGCGCCCCTGGTCGATCACCTCTCCGAGGCGGCGCTGAACCGTGAGCGCGTGCACGTGGAGGTCGAGTGGCTGATCCACCTGGCCTCGCAGCACGTGGTGCCCGGGGCCCCGGACCTCTCGGCCGCGGAGCGGCAGTACCTGCGCGACGTGGTCGCCTCCTTCGGGCCCGACGAGGTCGCGGAGCTGGCCGAGATCGAGCGCACCACCGTGCACGACGTGAAGGCCGTCGAGTACTTCCTCAAGCGCCGCCTCGCGGACGCCCCGGCCGTCCTGGGCCCGGACACGGTGCTGCCGTCGGTCGGCGAGCTCGTCCACTTCGCCTGCACCAGCGAGGACATCAACAACCTCTCCTATGCGCTGATGGTGCGGGGCGCCGTCCGCGAGGTGTGGGCGCCTGCCGCGGCCGCGCTGGTGGACGAGGTCGCGGCGATGGCCCGGGAGTCGGCGGCGACGCCGATGCTGGCGCTCACGCACGGCCAGCCGGCGACGCCCACGACGCTGGGCAAGGAGCTGGCCGTGCTGGCGCACCGTCTGCGCCGCCAGCTGCGGCGGATCGACGGGGACGAGTTCCTGGGCAAGCTCAACGGCGCCACGGGCACGTACGGCGCGCACGTGGTGGCCGTGCCGGGCGCCGACTGGCCCGAGGTCTCCCGCACGTTCGTGGAGCACCTGGGCCTGACGTGGAACCCGCTGACCACCCAGATCGAGTCGCACGACTGGCAAGCGGAGCTGTACGCCGACATGGCGCGCTTCAACCGGGTGCTGCACAACCTGGCCACCGACGTGTGGAGCTACATCTCGCGCGGGGTGTTCATCCAGACGCCGGTGGCGGGCGCGACGGGCTCCTCGACGATGCCCCACAAGGTCAACCCCATCCGGTTCGAGAACGCCGAGGCGAACCTCGAGATGTCGTGCGCCCTGCTCGACACCCTCGCGGCGACCCTGGTCACCAGCCGCTTGCAGCGCGACCTCACGGACTCGACCACCCAGCGCAACATCGGCCCGGCGTTCGGGCACTCGCTGCTCGCGATCGACAACGTGCGCCGCGGCCTGCGCGCGCTGTCCGTCGACGCCGGCCTGCTGGCCCGGGAGCTGGACCAGAACTGGGAGGTCCTCGGAGAGCCCGTGCAGTCGGCGATGCGGGCGGCCGCCGTGGCGGGCGTCACGGGGATGCAGAACCCCTACGAGCGCCTCAAGGACCTGACCCGCGGGCGCCGCCTGACGGCTGAGGACATGCGTGGGTTCATCGCCGGGCTGGGGCTTCCGGACGACGTCGCGGACCGTCTCGCGGCGCTCGAGCCGGGCTCGTACACCGGGCTCGCGGAGCAGCTGGTGGGCTACCTCGACGCCTGA
- a CDS encoding glutamyl-tRNA reductase, which yields MSLVASHHDLDLAVLERLSAATHAVGREIVSECPPVAGSVVLATCNRFELYLDVVDAEHVSAARAAAALVVSRHTGYDAERIVSDVHVRTGADVAEHLFAVASGLESMVVGEREIAGQVRRALTAARRDGTTTTDLEALFQVASRTSRAVEAATGLGAAGRSMVSVALDLVEDGLSDWPAVRCVLVGTGSYAGASLAALKSRGCQDIHVFSPSGRAPAFAAARGVLALTTRDLAGALDDVDLVVACSGAAGPVLRAEALAAARAGTDRPLAIIDLALRHDVDPGVRELPGVRLVSLTTVSEAAPDERSTPIETARAIVRRTAAEFEAQQRVRAWNPAVIEQRVRVLGAIERASRGSEASQERAVALRAVRRRARAALHGPTVRAREAARRGDAEAFAAAVAELAAVPTPELPSPSRRVAEPPTRDCVEDESVLGG from the coding sequence ATGTCATTGGTCGCCAGTCACCACGACCTCGACCTCGCGGTGCTGGAGCGGCTGTCCGCCGCGACGCATGCGGTCGGACGCGAAATCGTGTCCGAGTGCCCGCCTGTCGCTGGGTCCGTGGTGCTCGCGACCTGCAACCGGTTCGAGCTGTACCTGGACGTCGTCGACGCTGAGCACGTCTCGGCTGCCCGGGCTGCGGCCGCCCTCGTCGTGTCCCGGCACACCGGCTACGACGCCGAGCGGATCGTCTCCGATGTGCACGTCCGCACCGGCGCCGACGTCGCCGAGCACCTCTTCGCGGTCGCCTCCGGGCTCGAGTCCATGGTGGTGGGCGAGCGCGAGATCGCTGGGCAGGTGCGCCGCGCCCTGACCGCCGCGCGCCGCGACGGCACCACCACGACCGACCTCGAGGCCCTCTTCCAGGTCGCCTCCCGCACGTCTCGGGCGGTGGAGGCCGCAACCGGCCTCGGCGCGGCGGGGCGCTCGATGGTCTCGGTGGCCCTCGACCTGGTCGAGGACGGGCTCTCGGACTGGCCGGCCGTCCGCTGCGTGCTCGTGGGCACCGGCTCGTACGCGGGCGCGAGCCTCGCCGCCCTGAAGTCGCGGGGCTGCCAAGACATCCACGTCTTCTCCCCGAGCGGCCGGGCGCCTGCGTTCGCCGCGGCGCGAGGCGTGCTGGCCCTCACCACCCGGGACCTCGCGGGCGCTCTGGACGACGTCGACCTGGTGGTGGCCTGCAGCGGCGCCGCAGGGCCCGTGCTCCGCGCCGAGGCGCTGGCCGCGGCGCGGGCGGGGACCGATCGGCCGCTCGCGATCATCGACCTGGCGCTGCGCCACGACGTGGACCCAGGGGTGCGTGAGCTCCCTGGAGTGCGCTTGGTGAGCCTGACCACCGTGAGCGAGGCCGCGCCGGACGAGAGGTCGACGCCCATCGAGACCGCCCGGGCGATCGTGCGGCGCACCGCGGCCGAGTTCGAGGCCCAGCAGCGTGTGCGCGCGTGGAACCCCGCGGTGATCGAGCAGCGGGTCCGTGTGCTCGGCGCCATCGAGCGGGCGTCCCGAGGGTCGGAGGCTAGTCAGGAGCGGGCGGTGGCCCTGCGCGCGGTCCGTCGCCGGGCGCGGGCGGCCCTGCACGGGCCGACCGTCCGCGCGCGGGAGGCGGCGCGCCGTGGGGACGCCGAGGCGTTCGCGGCGGCGGTGGCCGAGCTCGCCGCTGTGCCGACGCCTGAGCTGCCCAGTCCGTCGCGCCGGGTGGCGGAGCCGCCGACGCGCGACTGTGTCGAGGACGAGTCGGTCCTGGGCGGGTAG
- the hemE gene encoding uroporphyrinogen decarboxylase produces the protein MSLPVTHPLVDGRTSNSPLVAAYSGESPARLPVWFMRQAGRSLPEYRALREGVGMLESCLRPELASEITLQPVRRHDVDAAIFFSDIVVPLLLAGVDVDIVPGVGPVMGTAVRTADDVARLRDAGPLTAEALEPVSQAVAMTVAALGSTPLIGFAGAPFTLAAYLVEGRPSRDHLAARTLMHADPETWRDLTEWAADVTGAFLRAQVLAGASAAQLFDSWAGSLSLADYVAHAAPSSGRALASVADLGVRRVHFGTGTSELLTAMRDVGADVIGVDYRLPLDEANRRLGGRTPLQGNIDPALLGAPWPVLEAHVRDVIARGSEAPGHVVNLGHGVPPDTDPEVLTRVVRLVHEA, from the coding sequence GTGAGCCTTCCTGTGACGCATCCGCTCGTCGACGGCCGAACCAGCAATTCTCCGCTGGTCGCGGCCTATTCCGGAGAGTCCCCGGCACGCCTTCCGGTGTGGTTCATGAGGCAGGCCGGACGTTCCCTGCCTGAGTACCGCGCGCTGCGCGAGGGCGTCGGGATGCTCGAGTCCTGCCTGCGCCCCGAGCTGGCCAGCGAGATCACTCTGCAGCCGGTCCGCCGGCACGACGTGGACGCCGCGATCTTCTTCTCGGACATCGTGGTGCCGCTGCTGCTGGCCGGCGTGGACGTGGACATCGTCCCCGGGGTGGGGCCGGTCATGGGCACTGCGGTGCGCACGGCGGACGACGTGGCGCGGCTGCGGGACGCGGGCCCCCTCACCGCCGAGGCCCTCGAGCCGGTGAGCCAGGCCGTGGCGATGACGGTCGCCGCGCTCGGGTCGACGCCGCTGATCGGGTTCGCCGGGGCGCCCTTCACGCTGGCCGCGTACCTGGTCGAGGGCCGACCCTCACGCGACCACCTTGCCGCCCGGACGCTGATGCACGCAGATCCGGAGACCTGGCGGGACCTCACCGAGTGGGCGGCCGACGTGACGGGCGCGTTCCTGCGGGCCCAGGTCCTGGCGGGCGCCAGCGCGGCGCAGCTCTTCGACTCGTGGGCCGGGTCGCTGTCACTGGCCGACTACGTGGCCCACGCGGCGCCGTCCTCGGGCAGGGCGCTCGCCAGCGTGGCCGATCTGGGGGTGCGCCGCGTGCACTTCGGCACCGGGACCAGCGAGCTGCTGACCGCGATGCGCGACGTCGGGGCCGATGTCATCGGCGTCGACTACCGCCTGCCGCTCGACGAGGCGAACCGCCGGTTGGGCGGGCGCACGCCGCTGCAGGGCAACATCGACCCGGCGCTGCTGGGCGCCCCGTGGCCCGTGCTCGAGGCCCACGTGCGCGACGTGATCGCCCGCGGCAGCGAGGCGCCCGGGCACGTGGTGAACCTGGGGCACGGCGTGCCGCCGGACACCGACCCGGAGGTCCTCACGCGCGTCGTCCGGCTCGTCCACGAGGCGTGA
- a CDS encoding protoporphyrinogen/coproporphyrinogen oxidase, with translation MPAVPGTAGEQWDAVVIGGGVSGLVAARDLAAGGLRTLVLEGRATAGGAVGRHELAGLTLDSGAESFATRGGAVAELARELGLSARVTPPEPRGAWVQLPQGAGPLPRAGVLGIPTTPWAPDVRRTVGLLGALRASADRVLPAGWGDREHDGSPVTLGALVRRRMGGRVLERLVRPVVAGVHAADPDDIAVDAVSPGLRAALADRGSLAGAVRSLRAAVPAGSAVAGFDGGLHVLVDALLADLAGRGARARTGSRAVEVRRAADVLGAAAPGTDAASAGADPTAMAPFEVVVEDAHGTTSVVRADRLVVATPAAVDLLRDVAPGLADVALDPGAEVTLVTLVLDAPALDSAPRGTGVLVSPATQGVRAKALTHATAKWAWLARAAGAGRHVVRLSYGMAGDGPAPNALADDELVAVALRDASVLLGTPLGQDQLVASARVAWSQSLPRPSVAHREAVARVRAAASTVPGLAVCGAWVAGNGLASVVPDARAAARSLSSPQ, from the coding sequence ATGCCCGCGGTCCCCGGCACGGCTGGCGAGCAGTGGGATGCCGTGGTCATCGGAGGCGGGGTCTCGGGGCTGGTCGCGGCACGCGACCTGGCAGCCGGAGGGCTGCGGACCCTGGTGCTGGAAGGGCGCGCGACCGCGGGCGGCGCCGTGGGGCGCCACGAGCTGGCCGGGCTGACGCTGGACTCCGGCGCGGAGTCCTTCGCGACGCGGGGCGGCGCGGTCGCCGAGCTGGCCCGGGAGCTGGGCCTGTCCGCCCGGGTGACGCCGCCCGAGCCGCGCGGGGCCTGGGTGCAGCTGCCGCAAGGCGCAGGACCCCTGCCGCGAGCGGGCGTGCTGGGCATCCCGACCACCCCCTGGGCTCCTGACGTGCGGCGGACCGTGGGGCTGCTCGGGGCCCTGCGGGCGAGCGCGGACCGGGTCCTGCCCGCCGGGTGGGGCGACCGTGAGCACGACGGCAGCCCGGTGACCCTGGGCGCGTTGGTGCGCCGGCGGATGGGTGGCCGCGTCCTGGAGCGGCTGGTGCGGCCGGTGGTGGCAGGCGTCCACGCGGCCGACCCCGACGACATCGCTGTGGACGCCGTGTCCCCGGGCCTGCGGGCGGCCCTCGCAGATCGCGGGAGCCTCGCGGGCGCGGTGCGCTCGCTGCGGGCCGCGGTCCCGGCCGGGTCGGCCGTGGCGGGCTTCGACGGCGGCCTGCACGTCCTGGTGGACGCGTTGCTCGCGGACCTGGCCGGGCGTGGCGCCCGGGCGCGCACCGGGTCACGGGCAGTCGAGGTTCGCCGGGCTGCGGACGTCCTAGGGGCGGCGGCGCCAGGGACGGACGCGGCCTCCGCGGGCGCCGACCCGACGGCCATGGCGCCGTTCGAGGTGGTCGTCGAGGACGCCCACGGGACCACGAGCGTGGTGCGCGCCGACCGCCTGGTCGTGGCGACGCCTGCTGCGGTGGACCTGCTGCGGGACGTGGCGCCAGGGCTGGCCGACGTCGCGCTCGACCCGGGCGCCGAGGTCACCTTGGTCACGCTGGTGCTCGATGCCCCGGCGCTGGACTCCGCGCCGCGGGGCACCGGCGTGCTGGTCTCCCCCGCGACACAGGGCGTGCGGGCGAAGGCGCTGACCCACGCGACCGCCAAGTGGGCGTGGCTCGCCCGGGCGGCGGGGGCCGGCCGGCACGTGGTGCGGCTCTCGTACGGCATGGCGGGCGACGGGCCCGCCCCCAACGCCCTGGCCGACGACGAGCTGGTCGCCGTGGCCCTGCGCGACGCCTCAGTGCTGCTGGGGACGCCGTTGGGCCAGGACCAGCTGGTGGCGTCTGCCCGAGTGGCTTGGTCGCAGTCGCTCCCCCGGCCGAGCGTCGCGCATCGCGAGGCCGTCGCGCGCGTCCGGGCCGCCGCCTCGACCGTGCCCGGGCTAGCCGTCTGCGGGGCCTGGGTTGCGGGCAACGGGCTCGCGTCCGTGGTCCCGGACGCCCGGGCGGCCGCGCGATCGCTGTCCAGCCCGCAATAG
- the hemC gene encoding hydroxymethylbilane synthase → MPTKVRIGTRASALALTQTGHVAAALSRSGAVEVEIVRVRTEGDRVTTPLSTLGGTGVFVTALREALIRGECDVAVHSLKDLPTVPGDGVVVAAVPPREDPRDALCAREGWTLATLPTGARVGTGSPRRAAQLLAARPDLEVVDIRGNVDTRLARVAPGDLDAVVLARAGLARLGRLDAITEVIDPAVMTPAPGQGALGIEVRSPGSVESLGVDLATALSELDDPRARLEVFAERSLLYRLEAGCAAPVGALARIEDPVDGGDAHLVLDAVVIRTDGTAQLRRSGSVSLHMPSPSPDQPPPPESALVVGGVSVLDGFALALGRAVADDLLASGAAKLAKVGPRSSELE, encoded by the coding sequence ATGCCCACGAAAGTCCGCATCGGCACCCGCGCCAGCGCCCTGGCCCTCACCCAGACCGGGCACGTCGCCGCCGCTCTCAGCCGGTCCGGCGCGGTCGAGGTCGAGATCGTGCGCGTGCGGACCGAAGGGGACCGGGTCACGACGCCGCTGTCCACACTGGGCGGCACCGGCGTCTTCGTCACCGCGTTGCGCGAAGCGCTGATCCGGGGCGAGTGCGACGTCGCCGTCCACTCGCTCAAGGACCTGCCCACCGTGCCGGGCGACGGCGTGGTGGTCGCGGCCGTGCCCCCGCGCGAGGACCCGCGCGACGCGCTGTGCGCCCGTGAGGGGTGGACGCTGGCCACGCTGCCGACGGGAGCCCGTGTCGGCACCGGCTCGCCGCGACGGGCCGCACAGCTCCTCGCCGCGCGCCCTGACCTCGAGGTCGTGGACATCCGCGGCAACGTCGACACCCGGCTCGCCCGCGTGGCGCCCGGCGACCTCGACGCCGTCGTGCTGGCACGCGCGGGCCTCGCGCGGCTCGGCAGGCTCGACGCCATCACCGAGGTCATCGACCCGGCGGTGATGACCCCGGCCCCCGGCCAGGGGGCGCTCGGGATCGAGGTCCGCTCACCCGGCAGCGTCGAGTCCTTGGGAGTGGACCTCGCCACCGCTCTGAGCGAGCTGGACGACCCCCGCGCCCGGCTCGAGGTGTTCGCCGAGCGCTCGCTGCTCTACCGGCTCGAAGCAGGCTGCGCCGCGCCCGTGGGCGCCCTGGCGCGCATCGAGGACCCCGTGGACGGCGGGGACGCGCACCTGGTGCTCGACGCCGTGGTGATCCGCACGGACGGGACCGCCCAGCTGCGCCGCTCGGGCTCGGTGTCGCTGCACATGCCATCGCCCTCGCCCGACCAGCCGCCGCCGCCAGAGTCCGCCCTCGTGGTGGGGGGCGTCTCCGTCCTCGACGGCTTCGCCCTCGCGCTCGGACGGGCGGTCGCCGACGACCTGCTCGCCTCAGGCGCCGCCAAGCTCGCCAAGGTCGGGCCCCGCTCCTCGGAGCTCGAGTGA
- a CDS encoding uroporphyrinogen-III synthase, with amino-acid sequence MTAHAQRGPLSGLRVLVPRATGDPDPVAIALAAAGAEPVTVELITTVPPEDPTELDDLLLALGAHYYTWLVVTSGATLPVLASRAEEVGSTLAELVAGTRVAAVGPATARALRQAGVQVDLVPRGTSSAAALLEQWPAASGEGRILAPHADLASRRLVDGLRARGWEVDDVVAYRTLRGAPPEPQVRAAWSAGEIDAALLTSGSTARHLIELLGPPPPGVLVCCIGPSTEAEARRLGIPVAGVAQSQTPAGLVEALVQAAATENRAPR; translated from the coding sequence GTGACGGCGCACGCCCAGCGGGGCCCCCTCAGCGGGCTCCGGGTGCTGGTTCCCCGCGCCACCGGGGATCCCGACCCCGTCGCCATCGCGCTGGCCGCGGCGGGCGCGGAGCCCGTGACCGTCGAGCTGATCACGACGGTGCCCCCGGAGGACCCCACCGAACTGGACGACCTGCTGCTCGCGCTGGGCGCCCACTACTACACCTGGCTCGTCGTGACGAGCGGCGCGACGCTGCCAGTGCTGGCCAGCCGCGCGGAGGAGGTCGGCTCGACGCTCGCCGAGCTCGTCGCCGGCACCCGGGTCGCCGCGGTCGGACCGGCCACCGCCCGCGCGCTGCGGCAGGCGGGGGTGCAGGTGGACCTGGTGCCCCGGGGGACGTCCTCGGCGGCCGCGCTGCTCGAGCAGTGGCCCGCGGCGTCGGGCGAGGGCCGGATCCTGGCGCCGCACGCCGACCTCGCGTCGCGCCGCCTCGTCGACGGGCTGCGCGCCCGCGGCTGGGAGGTGGACGACGTCGTGGCGTACCGCACGCTGCGAGGCGCCCCGCCCGAGCCGCAGGTCCGCGCGGCGTGGTCCGCCGGGGAGATCGACGCGGCGCTGCTCACCTCGGGCAGCACGGCGCGCCACCTGATCGAGCTGCTGGGGCCGCCGCCGCCCGGCGTGCTCGTGTGCTGCATCGGGCCCAGCACCGAGGCCGAGGCGCGCCGCCTCGGGATCCCCGTCGCGGGCGTCGCCCAGAGCCAGACCCCGGCAGGCCTGGTCGAAGCGCTCGTCCAGGCGGCCGCCACCGAGAATCGAGCACCGAGGTGA
- the hemB gene encoding porphobilinogen synthase, translating to MSTPEPNLIAPVGRLRPRRLRSTPALRRLTAQTRVHPAGLVLPLFVKEGLEEPAPIGSMPGVVQHSRDSLRRAVAQAAEAGIGGVMLFGVPTHRDATGSQATDPHGVLNVAITDAVREAGDALVVQADLCLDEFTDHGHCGVLTPDGRVDNDATLVRYAAMALAQAEAGAHLVGLSGMMDGQTAVVRDVLDDHGHDDVAVLAYAAKYASAFYGPFREAVDSQLEGDRRTYQMDPANRREAAQEVALDIAEGADIVMVKPAMSYLDVLADVAATSTVPVAAYQVSGEYAMIEAAAANGWIDRRRAVMESVLSIRRAGADQVLTYWAVELAGWLQEES from the coding sequence GTGAGCACACCCGAGCCGAACCTGATCGCGCCCGTGGGGCGGCTGCGCCCCCGACGCCTGCGCTCCACGCCCGCCCTGCGGCGCCTGACCGCGCAGACCCGTGTGCACCCCGCCGGCCTGGTGCTCCCGCTGTTCGTCAAGGAGGGCCTGGAGGAGCCGGCGCCCATCGGCTCCATGCCGGGCGTCGTCCAGCACTCCCGGGACTCGCTCCGCCGCGCCGTGGCGCAGGCCGCCGAGGCCGGGATCGGCGGGGTCATGCTGTTCGGCGTCCCCACCCACCGCGACGCGACCGGCAGCCAGGCCACCGACCCGCACGGCGTGCTGAACGTGGCCATCACCGACGCGGTGCGCGAGGCGGGCGACGCGCTGGTGGTGCAGGCCGACTTGTGCCTCGACGAGTTCACCGACCACGGCCACTGCGGCGTGCTGACCCCCGACGGGCGGGTCGACAACGACGCGACACTCGTGCGGTACGCCGCGATGGCCCTCGCGCAGGCCGAGGCCGGCGCCCATCTGGTCGGCCTGAGCGGGATGATGGACGGCCAGACGGCCGTGGTGCGCGACGTGCTCGACGACCACGGGCACGACGACGTCGCCGTGCTGGCGTACGCCGCGAAGTACGCCTCGGCGTTCTACGGGCCGTTCCGCGAGGCTGTCGACTCCCAGCTCGAGGGAGACCGGCGGACCTACCAGATGGACCCGGCGAACCGTCGCGAGGCGGCCCAGGAGGTCGCGCTCGACATCGCCGAGGGCGCCGACATCGTCATGGTGAAGCCCGCGATGAGCTACCTCGACGTGCTCGCCGACGTCGCCGCGACGTCCACCGTCCCGGTCGCGGCGTACCAGGTGTCAGGCGAGTACGCCATGATCGAGGCCGCCGCCGCGAACGGCTGGATCGATCGTCGCCGAGCTGTGATGGAGTCGGTGCTCAGCATTCGGCGCGCAGGCGCCGATCAAGTACTGACGTACTGGGCGGTCGAGCTGGCCGGATGGCTGCAGGAGGAAAGCTGA
- the hemL gene encoding glutamate-1-semialdehyde 2,1-aminomutase, with the protein MGAGSETSASYFERARSVTPGGVNSPVRAYGSVGGTPRFLTSARGAYVTDADGNEYVDLVGSWGPALLGHAHPVVVEAVREAASRGLSFGAPTLTEVELADEIRARVPAAERVRLVSTGTEATMTAVRLARGVTGRERIVKFAGCYHGHVDSLLAESGSGVATLGLPGSAGVTSAVAAETIVLPYNDLEAVEAAFAEHGSTIAAIITEAAPANMGVVPPVPGFNATLLRIAHEHGALLIQDEVLTGFRVGPAGWWGLEGSVEGWDPDLFTFGKVIGGGLPVAAVAGRADVLDALAPQGPVYQAGTLSGNPVATAAGLATLRAADTAVYGRIDTVSAALRAAVSSALAEAQVPHAVQWAGSLFSTMFGSAAATRGARDYASVLATDSWRYAPFFHSLLEQGVYAPPSAFEAWFVSAAHDDEAVSRILEALPAAARAAAQATPPQG; encoded by the coding sequence ATGGGTGCAGGAAGCGAGACGTCCGCGTCGTACTTCGAGCGGGCGCGATCCGTGACGCCGGGCGGGGTGAACTCGCCCGTGCGCGCCTACGGCTCGGTGGGCGGCACCCCCCGGTTCCTCACGTCGGCGCGCGGCGCGTACGTGACCGACGCCGACGGCAACGAGTACGTCGACCTCGTGGGGTCGTGGGGCCCGGCGCTGCTCGGGCACGCCCACCCGGTGGTGGTCGAGGCGGTCCGTGAGGCCGCGTCCCGTGGGCTGTCCTTCGGCGCCCCCACCCTCACCGAGGTCGAGCTCGCGGACGAGATCCGGGCCCGGGTCCCCGCGGCGGAGCGCGTGCGCCTGGTCTCGACCGGCACTGAGGCGACCATGACGGCGGTGCGGCTGGCCCGCGGCGTGACCGGCCGCGAGCGGATCGTGAAGTTCGCCGGGTGCTACCACGGGCACGTCGACTCGCTGCTGGCGGAGTCCGGCTCAGGGGTGGCGACCCTCGGCCTGCCCGGTTCGGCGGGTGTGACCTCCGCGGTCGCCGCCGAGACCATCGTGCTGCCCTACAACGACCTCGAGGCCGTCGAGGCCGCGTTCGCCGAGCACGGCAGCACCATCGCCGCGATCATCACCGAGGCCGCCCCGGCCAACATGGGCGTGGTCCCGCCCGTGCCCGGCTTCAACGCCACCCTGCTGCGCATCGCGCACGAGCACGGCGCGCTCCTCATCCAGGACGAGGTGCTCACCGGGTTCCGCGTCGGCCCGGCGGGCTGGTGGGGGCTGGAAGGCTCCGTCGAGGGATGGGATCCCGACCTCTTCACCTTCGGCAAGGTCATCGGAGGCGGCCTGCCCGTCGCCGCGGTCGCCGGGCGCGCTGACGTGCTCGACGCGCTCGCGCCCCAGGGCCCCGTCTACCAGGCGGGCACCCTGTCCGGGAACCCGGTGGCCACGGCCGCGGGCCTCGCCACGCTGCGGGCCGCCGACACCGCGGTGTACGGCCGCATCGACACGGTCTCCGCCGCACTGCGCGCGGCCGTCTCCAGCGCGCTCGCCGAGGCTCAGGTGCCGCACGCCGTGCAGTGGGCCGGAAGCCTGTTCAGCACGATGTTCGGCAGCGCCGCCGCCACTCGCGGCGCCCGGGACTACGCGTCGGTGCTGGCCACGGACTCGTGGCGGTACGCGCCGTTCTTCCACTCGCTGCTCGAGCAGGGTGTGTACGCGCCGCCGTCGGCCTTCGAGGCGTGGTTCGTCTCGGCGGCGCACGACGACGAGGCCGTCTCCCGCATCCTCGAGGCACTCCCCGCCGCTGCGCGTGCCGCGGCGCAGGCCACGCCTCCGCAGGGGTAG
- a CDS encoding metal-sensitive transcriptional regulator, translated as MKNEAAVDAASDSRHGGPVHGYIQDKDDYLKRLRRIEGQVRGIARMVEDDTYCIDVLTQIAAVTKALQAVSIGLVEDHLGHCVVDAARESPEAGAAKVREASDAIARLVRS; from the coding sequence GTGAAGAACGAAGCGGCGGTGGACGCCGCGTCCGACTCGCGCCACGGAGGTCCTGTGCACGGCTACATCCAGGACAAGGACGACTACCTCAAGCGGCTGCGCCGCATCGAGGGCCAGGTCCGCGGCATCGCCCGCATGGTCGAGGACGACACGTACTGCATCGACGTCCTCACGCAGATCGCCGCCGTCACCAAGGCGTTGCAGGCTGTCAGCATCGGCCTGGTCGAGGACCACCTGGGCCACTGCGTGGTCGACGCCGCCCGGGAGTCCCCCGAGGCGGGCGCCGCGAAGGTCCGCGAGGCCAGCGACGCCATCGCCCGCCTCGTGCGCAGCTGA